The Plasmodium yoelii strain 17X genome assembly, chromosome: 8 DNA window tatataaaaaaatattataaatgggaaaaatattataaatgggaaaaatattataaatggaAAAACACATTCTCTTATCTTTAACATCCCTAGTAAAAGAAAATAGCTACCTCCCACTTACATCCTCTCTACAAAACTACAAGGCTTGTGTGTGtttacataaataaataaataaacaaataaatatatatatatatatgtataaaccTATGATCGGCAAATGAGGGATTGTAAGGGGTAATTTCATTTTTGATCTTTATCCGAAATATCATCCGAAAATAGTGAGTTCCattcatctttatttttagcCACCATATTCTTGATAAAAAGATATGTAAAGCATACAAATGTGGGTATAGataatatatgcatgtgCAAATAACTATAACTCTCTCtctctctatatatatatatttatttatttatttatatgatgGGTGTGAGTGTTACCATAACTTGATCAACGACATTTATTTCGTCAAAATCTCTTaaatttattacatttttattatttccaatAACTTCTAATACTCCTGGAATACATCtgtgataatttttttatgtaaattAAGAGGATATGTCGAAATTCAGTATTATATGTAACATTATAATTACTTTTgctatttttgttatttttgttatttattgaaaatggataaaaaataattgagTTACCTTAAATATTCTTTTACTTTTTCTTCCAAAGGATGTGTacttatttcttttatttcaaataaatttgaTTGTTCATCATAAATTTGATTATTGGtatctaatattatttttacgttattttcttcttcgtattttttatatatatattcctcATCAGCAATTAGTACAAAAACATGAGAAGGCAAATATTGAAGACAGCTATTTGCTTGTAAATTTGTTTTTGGAAAATCTTGAATAACATAacctctttttttttttgcgtCTAAATTGTTTATATGTGTTTTAACAGCAGAGCATATTATATCATCATTTACtattgcaaaaaaaaaaaaaaaaaaaaaaaaaattttgaaagaattttgaaaaattagagagtatatttattagataggactattttttaaacataGTATTATGGCTTATAGAgaggaaatatatatatgtgtgtgtataaatatgttttaatttttttaaatacttAATATTTGATTCGATTGTTTATCTTGGGTATCGTTTTCTTTACTAGAAATGTATGAGCTAACTAAATGTGACACATCCAGGTGGTAATAATCGAACGAATTAGCAATAGAGGAAGATATTGTTGATGTAATTTTTAATGATGGTGGGccaattataaatattttatttaggagaaatgaatatatattgttgtatatatataagtatacATTATCCggtttattaattaaaacattttttgcaATAATGTCAAACAgtttttcaacattttttttgttaatatattcattCGTTTCTTCTTCGTATTTTTTCAGAGTTTCACTATCTAATAGTGTTTCCATGTTTTCTTATTTGTATGTATATTCaggtatttttttattttacaaattttataatattgatAAACATTCTTTGGATTTATTCAAAAAGGAGAACAAACATACCTATTcgtatacatgtatatatatctattttCATATAGAACTATTccgatatatatatatagagagaGAAACTGTTATATAATTCAAAGAGTTATAATACAACTAAGTGTGGACATTTCGCAAAGTCTTTCAATAAGCATGCGCacaaatattgtatattatttttatcactttTCTTGTTTTCATTACTTcatcactttttttattttttttatttttcttatttttcttaattatatatactatttttattatatgcataatgCAAATTTGAGCATGctgatttatttttagaataaTTGGGAAAATGGGAAAGAGAGAAATGACTTTTGCATAAAATTTTGCATTTTTAAATAGCTATTTGAAGatgaacatttttttattttttccaaataGCTATTGAAAATTAAAAGTATCATTTAGCGTGAATTCATATGGAgagtattatttttctttatatgcacataatgcgtttcatatatatttgtcttatatttttttgttatgaAAATTCTTAAAAGATGTTTACAAAATCTTATGTTTTTGATATCCATTTTTGTGTTAATTATAAGTATAGATATTTgaacaattttattattttacaaagaaaaaataatatgcatttttattattttaagaaaaaaaattgacaCAATTACGGGAAATTTCATTGCGTATTTATAACATTcttaattaattatatttatcgaAAGCGGCGAAAAAAGTGAAACTAAAATCGTTTaactttataaaaataaacagtTTTATGAAACTAAAATAGTTTAATGAAACTAAAATAGTTTAATGGTTTTAAGTTGGGTGCAATAAAACTAGTGTTGATAGAGTAAAAATCATGTTCTTAATAAAAGTTCACaaatacaataatatatatatatatatatatatatatatatgtgtgtgtgtttattatatttccgttaatatagataaaataaaagtgtTGTTTGTTAAAAGATAGGAACAAAGaattttattcaaatttatagtataaaaaaaaagagagaaaaaaaacgttaaaaaaatttcgaatataattacatatataaatgtacacaacacttattttttttttttaaattgttaattttaattggaaaattatgaacactctctaaataatttaaataaaaattgtatatttggTAAAATTAGTTTGGCtagaataatataaatatgaattgttcataaaataagtgTAGATAAAgctaaattaataatttatggGGCCAATTCTCCCAGAAAATTATgtcgatttttttttttggaaaatttTAATAGCTACACACATGCAATTTATTATGTACGTGATAGAAAAAttgttgtaaaaaaaaaaaaaaaattatccttttaataaatatcgttaaaaaatataaaatttaatactTCAATGtcaaaaaaaggaaaaattgTTACATAAGtgtaaatatgtacatatataaataaataccaataattattaaattaaatgtTGAGCTGTCACTCGATTAACTGTCTACGAATTATCTTGAATTTACGTTAacaagtaaaaaaaattatacataatatattatattaataaaaaaaatcgtTAAAATTTTGTTCTGATTAATTTGGTTAAGCATTTTGATCGCCTTTATTAGTTttgaaaaaattttatttttttactttcaATAGATGTAATTCAGTGATATATACAGACTCCAATTTACTTTAAAGCTAATACAAAtcgtttattatttattatataaagtataaatttttttaagcttattttatataataacataatatatattagctAAAATGATGCTaaagaaattatataatGGACATTTTCGAAGAGTGTCATTGAGGTgtgtatatttaaaaaaagttacTTAAaagcaaaatatataaatcgaAATGATgacatatacatacatatattatataaaacataacaAAACATTTATTCacatgtattaaaaaaatttacataaaaaattatttttaacagCGATCCAAATGAAACCAGCGCTTCCTCGAAAAAATCAATTGTaaggaatataaaaaaaaaagaaaacactaagaaaataaataacgaAAAACACTTACATTTATGGATATATCTGGATGTGTATATGTAGTTTGATTTACATATACATATCATGTTATGGGAAACTACATAAACATTGtgcatttattaattcttcGTTTTTAAATCTCAAATgcataataaacaaattgcAAGCTGTGCATATAGCATACTGGCATGTATGCTATTCATGTGTATGTTAAATTATGATTCGTCTCCTATCATTTATTTACttacttatttatttacttGATTGCTTACTTGCTTATTTACTTACTTACTTACTTGCTTGCTTGCTTGCTTACTTGCTTATTATTTGGtcgtatttatttttgaatttttttctaGGATGAGTCAAGCAACgaagataaaaaatgtgaaaataaGGGTTTGAAAGCGAATAGTTAAAAATGTGTATACATTCCTGCATTATTTTATTccatttatttgttttattttattccatttattttttttattctcttcattttcttcattttattatttatttatacattcaACATTTTTGTAGAGTATGGTATAGTTAACAACATTATATATGGAGCAGGTAACTATTCAATTTTAtccattaaaaaaaaaaatatatatgtatatatatgtatacatatgatGATTGAATGTGTCTTAATTCTTCAGTGGGGTGccagaaaatatattacaatgttaattttattattattttttattttttatttttttttcttctctTTGGGATTCCTTAATGCAGGTCTCGGTGTCGGAGCAATCGGATTTTCCCTTGCAGTTTTGAGTTCAACAATTATTGCCTCAACTTTagttttttctttatatttttgtgcaAATACATGTAATATAAGTGATGAAGAACTATTCGAAGAGTGCATCTAACTCGTTCGGTTTAAGGTCAGAGATGGAACgagaataaataattaagTGATGGAAGAAATAATTGAGAAAAAATAAGCATACTCAAGTGAGCAGCAAGCCATGACatattaaatttgaaaaaaaaaaaaaaaatagtgacAATTTAGCTATTTTCAATCATCTCGTcaactttattattttcataagactctgaaaaaaaatataaaacaaattaaagaaaaaaaatgaagcgGATCAATAAACATTCAAAAGGTTGTTTTTTCTTGGAAGAGATATATAGTTTCATCTTACCTATGATCATATccatatattcattttttgaaaGAAGTATATATTCACAGTCCGTATCTACAAAAAAAGGAAGGAAAGATAGGAAAAGATATAGatgtgtgtgtatatatacacGAAGTGAGAGTGTAAACAAGAGTCCAACAAAACATAACCAattgtgaatataaataattttttgcaCATATTCAATTATGTTTAAattcatattaataattttctttatatttttactaacCTGTGACATAagcaattttattaaaatatacatGCTGAGTATACcactttttaaataaaatatttatatttttttgaacatATGAATTTGATAAGTCCTTACTAGGgctatgtatataattactTTCTGTTTCTTCTTCATTGGAATTTTGATTTTcatataacttttttttttttaaaatcatagacattttatttttattattttttttttttttttttttttcttgataattttttataacattaattcttttttcaataatactATTAAAAAGTTCAATAATATTACAAGGACCTAAAGCTTCTAATCCAATAAAACATTTATCTCCATTTGTACAAATATTtgatttaacattttttacttttccttttattattataattgcatagtttaaaaatgtattatcttttaatagatattcatttttatttaaagtatatatttttgtttcatgaatatatttatccaTTAATTCTGTgtctatatatttaaaatatatactatcTTTTAAAAAGgttattatatcttttttataataaattggatttattttgtttttaatttttttatcattaattaatattatagttGAATCTTTAAGATTttcttgttttattttttgagaaTATTTATCTAGTTCACCATTATCATTTTCTGATTCTATATCAGAATGTTCTACATCATTTGTTtccattataatatttcctgATGTTGATATTTGTTGTGTTTGATCAATgatgatattatttttcggattaattttatttttatcccAATTTGATATACCACGAGTATTGATAGAATTAACAGATTCATATGAATTTTtccaaataaaattattaggTATAtctatatctttttttaattttataaaatcaaaTTCATCAGATATTTCTTCttgtaataaaatttcaaTAACATCTTCTAAAGTTGTAATACCGATATGTGAATATTTCGGATCTGATTCTTCAGAATATATAACTTTTCTTACAACAACAAAATGGTTATTtgcatttttaaaaaaacttAAAAGTGATAATACACTTTCATCATAATCtattccatatatatatctacctatatgttttaatatatatttaacggGTATTtctatatctttattttttgttattcttatataattttttatatctaaaaatatatgttctatgtttttttctttatttaagtTTTCTTTTATTGTAGCGTTTCTTGAAATgtattgttttttaaaatcgTTTACATCGGCATTCATATTTTTGGATGTATCATTGAGATTTactttatttgaattttcattttcatcacaATGTTCATTTGGTttgtcatttttatctttatgatttttttggTGATTTTTTGAgttttttgcatttttcgcattttttatattttctaaataattCGTATGAATTGgctttttattaatattgttatacattcttattttttttttaatatcagcAAATACAATTTCATCAGTTTCTGAAATGTtagcatttttattttctttgtCTACCATTTGGTCAGTTAAAAATTCAACAAAtgccatatttttattacttttttctGAATATGggtttttatacatttttttattattttttctttttttttctaataatttaGAAGGGTTTAAAATTTCATTTTGTGTAATTgaatttttcttattttcatACTTTTCATGTTTTTCTGTATCCTTTACattgttcatatatatattttttaattcatttgaATTGTCACATTTTTCCCCAATAAAATTATtgtctatatttattttaacatGAGCATTATCAGAATCATTTTGCATAGATATAtcattttcacatttttgatattctttatttgtaTGCAATATtgatttgttttttaaatttgaaGAACTTTTAATTACACGAAATATACTatgtctatttttttttctataatttatatagATCGATTTAtcagatttttttttatattgaaaCGAATAACTATTAtcaaacaatattttattaataccaaaccatatattaatcaaatcttttatatgtattagcCCTACAACACATTCTGATTGATTCCTATTTAAAACTGGAATTCTAGAGAACCCacttttcaatatttttttaatagttgtataatttataaaactaTTATAATCTATACCAAACACATAATCAATATCTGTCATTATATGTTTAACTTTATATTGAGACATTTCAAGGGCACTCCCTACTATCTTAGCTTCATCTTCATGTAAAATATCTGCTGCACTTTTGTGCATATCCACCAGTGCTTTTAGTTGTTTTTTGTTATATGTGTTAAGAACATTTTTGCCTAAAATGGTTTAAGAAGTGGTTAAAAATTGAGAAGTGATTGAAGATTGCAAGTGGTTACAAAAATGAGAAGTGATTGAAGATTGCAAGTGGTTACAAAAATGAGAAGTGATTGAAGATTGCAAGTGGTTACAAAAATGAGAAGTGATTGAAGATTGCAAGTGGTTACAAGATTACGAAGTTGTTACGACGTGGTGGTGGAGACTTACCGACAAAATGGTCCAGTACAAGACTTATGGGCTTAGCAAAAATGTAGAGAGAAAAtttaagaaaataaataagagGAGCAAAAAAGCCTCCAATGGCTAGCCCATGTTTTGAACATACAGATTGTGGAATGATTTCACcaaaaattgtaataattaatGTTGATACAATAAAGGCTGTAAAGCCATCTGTTACTTCACTTAATAATAAACTAAAAGCTGAATTGACCATAACATTTGCAGTTATAAATGTTACTAAAATTTGATTTGTGTTATTCCTTAAAGGTAGTATTTTTCTTGCATTTTTTGCATTGtttaattcttttttatctttttcgGATACTAAAATTAGCAAGTTTAACTGGAGCGTGTCAAGCATCATTATCCCCAATGATAGCCCTGATAAAGGAAGCGAAACGTTGAAATGGTGAAAATGAAGatgttaaatttttttgatttttctgattttttgatttttctgATTTTTCTGATTTGATTCAGTTCGAATAACTGTATCTTTTCATTACCCGAAAACAAAGCGCTTAAAACCCcgcatattattatacaaattataattatccATAGTTGCATTTGAATGATaagtaaaaattaaaaaaataaaaaaataaaaataagttaGTCAGGAATTAAAATGTTTGTAATTGTGTGAGAATCGATGAAGCAACGAAAAAGGCTGCCAATAATGAAAGTGTTCAAAATATCCAAAATATGcaaatatggaaaatatacaaaatatgcaaatatgcaaatatacaaaatatgcaaaatatacaaatatacaaatatacaaaatatacaaaaataataaatatgtatttatttaatagttTATGCGAGAGTGtatgtaatatttatttcttatttaattttttattttaaaattaattttatattaacaaaaaaaattaatagaaaaATTCAAAGACTTTACAACAATCTCTTTTAAAAgatatacttatatatttattatagataagaaaaaaagaataaagaaaaaatcgttcgaaatatatttgttgtaTGCATTAATAATCCAAGAGggatttttttgtttgtcATTCAGTAttgcaatttttataaatttacattttttttttataatttttacattttttttataatttttacatttttttataatttttacatttttttataatttttacaattttttataatttttacaaatttttataatttttacaattttttgttatttttacatCCAATTTTAGGATATCAGGAAATGTAAAATACATAGCAACCACTATGATGCGATAAACATATGATcttttatgtatatgcaaaTTATTTGCATTTTACAAAAGtgtatacataataattattattttgttgcTAATATTATATCACAATGttagtatataatttttatcaaagAAAGGAATATgcacattatatatatacattccCAAATTgttacaaattaaaaatataattaaataggtaaaaatattttatttccatttataTAAAGATTAACATTTTggacaaaaaataaaagtgcTATTTTAATGTCaaattatctatattttataaaaaaaaatataaaatgaaaagagaagttatattttttttttatataaatttatatttcgtataaaaaatgataaatcaAAATTGTtttgaataaaatttaattccAAATATTTCtgccttttttttttttcttaaaattgtgttataatttttagtTTGATGTATTACATTATTTTGGTTTTATATTGGTAtagtttgtttttttttttttttttgtttgttaAAGATTCTATAATTTTCAGTTATTTTCGAAAGAGAGTTACATTATGTTCAAATAGCATATGCGTGTATTATAgatataacaatattatataaaaatataaatacgaCTAAATTTGTCTTAAACATGACTAAATTTGTCTTAAACATGTCTTAATTTgacttaatttttttttttttttatttactaaAATGAACATGTAGAAATGACAAGAC harbors:
- a CDS encoding protein MAM3, putative; amino-acid sequence: MQLWIIIICIIICGVLSALFSGLSLGIMMLDTLQLNLLILVSEKDKKELNNAKNARKILPLRNNTNQILVTFITANVMVNSAFSLLLSEVTDGFTAFIVSTLIITIFGEIIPQSVCSKHGLAIGGFFAPLIYFLKFSLYIFAKPISLVLDHFVGKNVLNTYNKKQLKALVDMHKSAADILHEDEAKIVGSALEMSQYKVKHIMTDIDYVFGIDYNSFINYTTIKKILKSGFSRIPVLNRNQSECVVGLIHIKDLINIWFGINKILFDNSYSFQYKKKSDKSIYINYRKKNRHSIFRVIKSSSNLKNKSILHTNKEYQKCENDISMQNDSDNAHVKINIDNNFIGEKCDNSNELKNIYMNNVKDTEKHEKYENKKNSITQNEILNPSKLLEKKRKNNKKMYKNPYSEKSNKNMAFVEFLTDQMVDKENKNANISETDEIVFADIKKKIRMYNNINKKPIHTNYLENIKNAKNAKNSKNHQKNHKDKNDKPNEHCDENENSNKVNLNDTSKNMNADVNDFKKQYISRNATIKENLNKEKNIEHIFLDIKNYIRITKNKDIEIPVKYILKHIGRYIYGIDYDESVLSLLSFFKNANNHFVVVRKVIYSEESDPKYSHIGITTLEDVIEILLQEEISDEFDFIKLKKDIDIPNNFIWKNSYESVNSINTRGISNWDKNKINPKNNIIIDQTQQISTSGNIIMETNDVEHSDIESENDNGELDKYSQKIKQENLKDSTIILINDKKIKNKINPIYYKKDIITFLKDSIYFKYIDTELMDKYIHETKIYTLNKNEYLLKDNTFLNYAIIIIKGKVKNVKSNICTNGDKCFIGLEALGPCNIIELFNSIIEKRINVIKNYQEKKKKKKNNKNKMSMILKKKKLYENQNSNEEETESNYIHSPSKDLSNSYVQKNINILFKKWYTQHVYFNKIAYVTDTDCEYILLSKNEYMDMIIESYENNKVDEMIENS
- a CDS encoding adenylate kinase-like protein 2, putative, which codes for METLLDSETLKKYEEETNEYINKKNVEKLFDIIAKNVLINKPDNVYLYIYNNIYSFLLNKIFIIGPPSLKITSTISSSIANSFDYYHLDVSHLVSSYISSKENDTQDKQSNQILINDDIICSAVKTHINNLDAKKKRGYVIQDFPKTNLQANSCLQYLPSHVFVLIADEEYIYKKYEEENNVKIILDTNNQIYDEQSNLFEIKEISTHPLEEKVKEYLRCIPGVLEVIGNNKNVINLRDFDEINVVDQVMNMVAKNKDEWNSLFSDDISDKDQK